The Paenibacillus sp. MBLB1832 genome has a window encoding:
- a CDS encoding SPL family radical SAM protein, with product MPSQVTKKQAKSLLTKASGFLEGYSHTFNPYTGCAFACSYCYVRQMPVALFRGEAWGCWVDVKENAPALLAKELTRAKAKGPVTIFMSSATDPYQPIEFKERLTRALLEVMSAEPPDFLFLQTRSPLVTRDADLLQLLGERVRVSMTVETDREEIRRAFTPSAPPIAARLEALRELAARGIPVQATIAPALPCSDGFAERLAGIVDRVCIDDYFMGDGALGKRTERIGVRHIYDALELTDWYSRDAYLRVYEGLLRHFPQERIFISQAGFLP from the coding sequence ATGCCAAGCCAAGTGACCAAGAAACAAGCGAAGTCGTTGCTCACCAAGGCGAGCGGCTTCCTCGAAGGCTATTCGCATACGTTCAACCCGTATACGGGCTGCGCTTTCGCCTGCTCCTACTGCTACGTGCGGCAGATGCCGGTGGCCCTGTTCCGCGGCGAAGCGTGGGGCTGTTGGGTCGACGTGAAGGAGAACGCGCCTGCGCTTCTCGCCAAGGAGCTTACGAGGGCCAAGGCCAAAGGGCCCGTTACGATCTTCATGTCATCGGCGACGGACCCGTATCAGCCGATCGAGTTCAAGGAGCGGCTCACGCGCGCGCTCCTCGAGGTGATGTCCGCGGAGCCGCCGGACTTCTTGTTCCTGCAAACCCGCAGCCCGCTCGTGACGCGGGATGCGGATCTGCTCCAGCTGCTCGGCGAGCGTGTGCGAGTCAGCATGACAGTAGAGACGGATCGCGAGGAGATCCGCCGCGCGTTCACCCCGTCCGCGCCGCCGATCGCGGCGCGGCTGGAAGCTCTCCGCGAGCTTGCCGCTCGCGGGATTCCGGTGCAGGCCACGATCGCGCCAGCCCTGCCGTGCTCGGACGGATTCGCCGAGCGGCTGGCGGGGATTGTGGATCGGGTGTGCATCGACGATTATTTCATGGGCGATGGCGCATTAGGCAAGCGCACCGAACGCATCGGCGTGCGCCACATCTATGACGCGCTGGAGCTGACCGACTGGTACAGTCGGGATGCGTACTTGCGCGTATACGAAGGGCTCCTGCGGCATTTTCCGCAGGAGCGAATTTTC